AGGCATCACTGAGCGGGCGGTGCAACGTATTCTTGATGATCTAGAGAATGCTGGATACATTAGTCGCTTTCGGGACGGCCGAAAGAACCGTTATGAAATTCACCAGGAACTGCCTATGCGTCACCCTGCGCAGCGTGGACGCGCCATCAAGGACATTCTTGAATTGCTCACGATGCCGTATCTATAAATAATGACTATAAATATTCGTTTATTGGATGAATCCGACGCGCAGATGTATCAGGTTGCTCGGTTGCCAGCATGAAAGAACGATCCAAATTCATTTGGATCAAGATATGAACAAAAAGCAGTACAACCTATGGAGCAGTTTGCAGAAATGAAGATTTGATGATCGTATCATTAGTCAACTTACCATGGCCTGGGACGAAATCCGTGAAGGATAGTACGCGTTCAGTTCATGAATATGCATCAGTGACAAGCTTGTGCCTCTTGAGCTGTTGGTCAAAAAAGTTGAGAGTGATTCAAGAAAAATAGGGGAGTTAAGTATGGATTTGAATAAGAATGTGAAAGTAGCTCCACCACTGACTGAAGATGATCACAATTGGATGATGAACTTG
This region of Sulfoacidibacillus ferrooxidans genomic DNA includes:
- a CDS encoding helix-turn-helix transcriptional regulator; this translates as MSEWTFLTNHAQVLLCIFRNGRLTAREIAEIVGITERAVQRILDDLENAGYISRFRDGRKNRYEIHQELPMRHPAQRGRAIKDILELLTMPYL